The following coding sequences lie in one Candidatus Binatia bacterium genomic window:
- a CDS encoding dihydroneopterin aldolase: protein MQGEGTSTIGGTNGTQQVEGAGGALRAEVASAPREIRLDVEAIRLRVRLGCQPAERAVPQDVEVKIGIRFAELPPACWTDLLEDTVCYAELATLAREHVRGREFRLIERLALELYGLVRKRLPRGARLALTVTKLAPPVPELERGVRFTIADD from the coding sequence ATGCAGGGCGAAGGGACGAGCACGATCGGCGGCACCAACGGCACGCAGCAGGTCGAGGGCGCAGGCGGCGCGCTGCGCGCCGAGGTCGCAAGCGCGCCGCGCGAGATCCGGCTCGACGTCGAGGCGATCCGCCTGCGCGTGCGCCTCGGCTGCCAGCCCGCCGAGCGCGCCGTGCCGCAGGACGTCGAGGTCAAGATCGGAATCCGCTTCGCCGAGCTGCCGCCCGCGTGCTGGACGGACCTGCTCGAGGACACCGTCTGCTACGCCGAGCTCGCGACGCTCGCCCGCGAGCACGTGCGCGGCCGCGAGTTCCGCCTGATCGAGCGCCTCGCGCTCGAGCTCTACGGCCTCGTGCGCAAGCGCCTGCCGCGCGGCGCGCGCCTCGCGCTGACGGTGACCAAGCTCGCCCCGCCGGTACCGGAGCTCGAGCGCGGCGTGCGCTTCACGATCGCCGACGACTGA